The Euphorbia lathyris chromosome 8, ddEupLath1.1, whole genome shotgun sequence genome has a window encoding:
- the LOC136202906 gene encoding receptor kinase-like protein Xa21 has translation MGNIKSFSVTIILCFMYLLKYLDEINAIRNISTDKDALLAFKARITNDPQNLLASNWSKDTPVCNWIGITCGTRHHRVRRILLQDMGLIGTIPPQIGNLSFLVIFSLFNNSFHGSLPVELSNLHRLEYFSLSYNLFSGTIPSCIGSFSQLQHLGLSNNKFRGGFPISICNLTKLRLLYLGWNNLEGELPNFTDNLIHLELLSITTNFIGGKIPSSIGNLNKLKVLDLEENMLTGEIPKSIDNLINLVALYLRRNSVYGKIPSSIGNLTEIKILDLSENKLTGSIPFEIGNLAYLEELFLGTNGLDGIIPSNIFNISTLRVLALVKNYLSGSLPPSFGLYLPNLEDIYIGVNKFYGQIPISLSNASKLIEIDLGSNMFFGSIPFALGNLRNLQILKLQNNQLTSQSLFPLFSSLANCKNLTVLELSENPLNAPLPISIGNLSSSLEYFDMNGCGLTKTISKEIGNLTSLIFLNLGHNKLKGSIPKTIRKIRTLQVLNFQSNRIHRSIPFELCSLQRLSEMNFGENELYGNIPSCLGNLTSLGKLYLESNKLNSTIPSTLWRLKDVIELNLSSNSLSGNLPIDIGNLRAITLFDLSGNQFSGSIPPTFGGLQTLQNLSLSNNKLKGSIPESFGDAISLEFMDLSINGLSGELPKSLEKLKYLKIFNVSFNELQGEIPNGGPFMNLSAQSFLGNKALCGEPKFQVNRCRTSNQNHSKKTKITLVAIVLTCLTLGIVIVVLIWYWKRKTRLLTHQVNFPHLPIWQRISIHELQRATNKFDEANLLGRGSFGSVYRGKLSNGSSVAIKVFNLDLEGAFKSFDVECEVLREIRHRNLVKIITGCCTNEFKALVMDFMPNWSLEKWLYSHNCFLDIFQRLNIMIDVASAVEYIHHGSMNPIVHCDLKPSNILLDEDMVAHVTDFGIAKLVGEDQSFIQTITLGTVGYMAPEYGSE, from the exons ATGGGGAATATAAAGTCTTTTTCAGTGACAATTATATTGTGTTTCATGTATTTATTGAAATACTTAGATGAAATCAACGCCATAAGGAATATTAGTACCGATAAAGATGCATTGCTTGCTTTTAAAGCTCGTATCACGAATGATCCTCAAAACCTGTTAGCATCTAATTGGTCTAAGGATACGCCAGTATGTAATTGGATTGGCATTACTTGTGGAACTCGTCATCACAGAGTTAGACGTATACTACTTCAAGACATGGGGTTGATAGGAACCATTCCTCCACAAATTGGGAATCTTTCGTTCCTAGTCATCTTCTCTTTATTTAATAACTCCTTCCATGGCTCTCTACCGGTTGAACTTTCCAATTTGCACCGATTGGAGTACTTTAGCTTGTCATACAATCTTTTCAGTGGAACTATCCCCTCGTGTATTGGATCTTTCTCCCAACTTCAACATCTTGGTCTCTCCAATAATAAATTTAGAG GTGGCTTTCCAATATCAATATGCAACTTAACAAAACTCCGTCTTCTTTACTTGGGATGGAATAATCTTGAAG gaGAACTTCCAAATTTCACTGACAATCTTATACATTTGGAGTTATTATCCATAACAACAAATTTCATTGGTGGTAAAATTCCTTCATCTATTGGAAATTTAAACAAGCTAAAGGTTCTTGACTTGGAAGAAAACATGTTGACAG GAGAAATTCCAAAATCAATTGACAATCTTATAAATTTGGTGGCATTATATCTAAGAAGAAACTCCGTATATGGTAAAATTCCTTCATCGATTGGAAATCTTACAGAGATAAAAATTCTTGACTTATCAGAAAATAAGTTGACAG GAAGCATTCCCTTTGAAATAGGTAACCTTGCTTACTTAGAGGAACTATTTCTTGGAACTAATGGTCTTGATGGAATAATTCCTTCCaacatttttaatatttcaacATTAAGAGTATTGGCGTTGGTTAAGAATTATCTCTCAGGCAGTCTTCCTCCAAGCTTTGGTCTCTATCTACCTAATCTTGAGGATATTTATATTGGAGTGAATAAGTTTTATGGTCAGATTCCCATATCTCTTTCTAATGCGTCTAAACTCATTGAAATTGACTTGGGTTCAAACATGTTCTTTGGCTCTATACCTTTTGCTCTTGGAAATTTAAGAAACCTTCAGATTCTCAAATTACAGAACAATCAACTCACTAGTCaatctttatttcctttattttcctcatTGGCCAATTGCAAAAATTTGACAGTTTTAGAATTGAGTGAAAATCCATTGAATGCTCCTCTACCAATATCCATAGGAAACCTATCTTCTTCCCTTGAATATTTCGACATGAATGGTTGTGGACTAACAAAAACCATTTCCAAGGAAATTGGCAACTTAACTAGCTTGATTTTTTTGAACCTAGGACATAACAAATTAAAAGGATCCATTCCTAAGACAATTAGAAAAATAAGAACGCTTCAAGTATTAAATTTTCAGTCAAATAGAATCCACAGGTCCATACCTTTTGAATTATGTAGTTTACAGAGACTGAGTGAGATGAATTTTGGAGAAAATGAGCTCTATGGAAATATTCCTTCTTGTTTGGGTAATCTCACTTCTCTTGGAAAGCTCTATTTGGAATCCAACAAACTTAATTCTACTATTCCGTCAACCTTGTGGAGGCTTAAAGATGTCATTGAACTCAACCTATCATCAAATTCCTTAAGTGGTAATCTTCCAATAGATATTGGTAATTTGAGAGCCATTACACTATTTGATTTATCTGGAAATCAATTCTCAGGTAGTATCCCACCCACCTTTGGAGGCCTCCAAACTCTACAAAATCTCTCTTTatctaataataaattaaagggTTCCATTCCTGAATCATTTGGTGATGCTATAAGCTTGGAATTCATGGATTTATCAATCAATGGTCTCTCCGGAGAATTGCCCAAGTCCCTAGAGAAATTAAAATATCTCAAGATTTTTAATGTCTCCTTCAATGAATTACAAGGAGAAATTCCTAATGGAGGACCATTTATGAACTTATCGGCACAATCATTTTTAGGAAATAAAGCACTTTGTGGGGAACCTAAATTCCAAGTCAATCGGTGCAGAACTAGCAATCAGAACCATTCAAAGAAAACCAAGATAACACTGGTTGCAATTGTATTAACATGTTTGACACTTGGAATTGTTATTGTCGTTCTAATTTGGTATTGGAAAAGGAAAACAAGATTGTTGACTCACCAAGTGAACTTTCCACATTTACCAATATGGCAAAGAATTTCTATTCATGAGCTTCAACGGGCAACAAATAAATTTGATGAGGCGAACTTGCTTGGCAGAGGGAGTTTTGGTTCGGTATATAGAGGGAAACTTTCAAATGGCTCATCCGTTGCGATTAAGGTTTTCAATTTGGACTTAGAAGGAGCATTCAAGAGTTTTGATGTGGAGTGTGAAGTACTACGTGAGATTCGACacagaaaccttgtgaaaataatcACGGGTTGTTGTACAAATGAATTTAAGGCTTTAGTCATGGACTTCATGCCTAATTGGAGCTTGGAAAAGTGGTTATATTCTCACAACTGCTTTTTAGACATTTTTCAGAGATTGAACATAATGATCGATGTTGCATCAGCAGTTGAATATATTCATCATGGTTCTATGAATCCTATTGTTCATTGTGATTTGAAGCCCAGTAATATCCTTCTAGATGAGGATATGGTTGCTCATGTAACTGATTTTGGCATAGCAAAGCTCGTCGGAGAAGATCAATCTTTCATACAGACTATAACTCTTGGAACTGTTGGATACATGGCACCAG AGTACGGATCAGAATGA